Within Scomber scombrus chromosome 12, fScoSco1.1, whole genome shotgun sequence, the genomic segment accattagaagatcccttcatcatgtttactgtaatgattcctcctgttcatactgaccattagaagatcccttcatcatgtttacaatggaagtgatggaggactaaacccacagtcctccttctgtggaaacatggattataaagttgatctgaagctaatatgaagcttcagtcaaatcttcatcttctatgtttcagcgttacagtgtttttagtagcaaagtctttgtgttactatggttacaccacagctcaacagggaaacactaagagggaatctgatgctaaggactgtaaatactacataaagtactactagtactacataaagtactactactccTCCTCCATGTAGTCTCCattcagtaaatgtgtcagatatcattgatataataactcagactgatgaagctcaatagaaacTGAACAGATACTTTAAATGTGGtactctctcctccatcactgtgatgctctctcctccatcactgtgatgctctctcctccatcactgtggtgctctctcctccatcactgtggtactctctcctccatcactgtggtactctctcctccatcactgtggtgctctctcctccatcactgtgatgctctctcctccatcactgtgatgctctctcctccatcactgtggtgctctctcctccatcactgtggtgctctctcctccatcactgtggtgctctctcctccatcactgtgatgctctctcctccatcactgtggtgctctctcctccatcactgtggtgctctctcctccatcactgtgatgctctctcctccatcactgtgatgctctctcctccatcactgtggtgctctctcctccatcactgtggtactctctcctccatcactgtggtgctctctcctccatcactgtggtactctctcctccatcactgtgatgctctctcctccatcactgtggtactctctcctccatcactgtggtactctctcctccatcactgtgatactctctcctccatcactgtggtactctctcctccatcactgtggtactctctcctccatcactgtgatactctctcctccatcactgtggtgctctctcctccatcactgtgatgctctctcctccatcactgtgatactctctcctctctcctccatcactgtggtattctctcctccatcactgtggtattctctcctccatcactgtggtattctctcctccatcactgtggtattctctcctccatcactgtggtgctctctcctccatcactgtggtactctctcctccatcactgtgatactctctcctccatcactgtgatgctctctcctccatcactgtggtactctctcctccatcactgtgatgctctctcctccatcactgtgatgctctctcctccatcactgtgatgctctctcctccatcactgtggtgctctctcctccatcactgtgatactctctcctccatcactgtggtgctctctcctccatcactgtgatactctctcctccatcactgtgatgctctctcctccatcactgtgatgctctctcctccatcactgtggtgctctctcctccatcactgtggtactctctcctccatcactgtggtgctctctcctccatcactgtggtactctctcctccatcactgtggtgctctctcctccatcactgtggtactctctcctccatcactgaacacttCTGTTAATAATCTTTTAGTCGTGTTATTGTGTATTAATAATCTTTATTAATGTTATGTTGTATTAATAGTCTTTATTAATGTTATGTTGTATTAATAATCTTTATTAATGTTATGTTGTATTAATAGTCTTTATTAATGTTATGTTGTATTAATGGATCATTGTTATTATTCAGGGCGGGGGGGCGGCCGTCATCGACATGGAGAACATGGACGATACGTCAGGCTCCAGCTTCGAGGACATGGGAGAGATGCACCagaggatgaaggaggaggaggaagtgacgGAGGAGGCGAACGCCACCGAGGACGACGCCACCGAGGACGGAGAGTTCCTGGGAATGAAAGGGATCAAAGGTCAGCTGGGCCGGCAGGTCGCTGACGAGGTGAGCAAGtactttaaccctaaccctcacttatttacttctttatttacttctttacttctttatttacttctttatttacttctttatttactactttacttctttatttacttctttacttctttatttacttctttatttacttctttatttacttctttacttctttatttacttatttacttctttatttactactttacttccttatttacttctttatttacttctttatttatttatttacttctttatttactactttatttacttctttatttactactttacttctttatttactactttacttctttatttactactttacttctttatttactaCTTTATTTACTACtttcttctttacttctttatttacttctttatttatttatttacttctttatttacttatttacttctttatttactactttatttactactttacttctttacttctttatttacttctttacttctttatttacttctttacttctttatttacttctttatttacttctttatttacttatttacttctttatttactactttacttctttatttacttctttatttacttccctatttatttacttctttatttacttctttacttctttatttacttatttatttactactttacttctttacttccttatttacttctttacttccttatttatttactttatttacttatttacttctttacttctttatttacttctttatttatttactcttctctctctcaggtgtggCAGGCTGGGAAGCGTCAGGCGTCTAAAGCGTTCAACCTGTACGCTAACATCGACATCCTGCGGCCGTACTTCGACGTGGAGCCGGTGCAGGTCCGCAACAGGTAAGGACCCGCcccctcacttcctgtttcctgtttggctGTTTACCTGTTCAGACTGATGCTAAcgaccccctccccccctctccccccaaCAGGCTGATCGAGTCCATGATCCCCATCCGCATGATCAACTTCCCTCAGGTAcgctgcacttcctgtttctgttaACACTCACCTGAGACTCACCTGGAGCCTCAGGTGAGTCTCAGGGCCTCAGTCTGCTCTGACTCTTTGTGCTTCCTGTGTGACTCTTTGTGCTTCCTGTGTGACTCTTTGTGCTTCCTGTGTGACTCTTTGTGCttcctgtgtgtctctttgtgcttcctgtgtgtctctttgtgctTCCTGTGtgactctttgtgtttcctgtttcctgtgtgaCTCTTTGTGCTTCCTGTGTGACTCTTtgtgcttcctgtttcctgtgtgaCTCTTTGTGCTTCCTGTGTGACTCTTTGTGCTTCCTGTGtgactctttgtgtttcctgtttcctgtgtgaCTCTTTGTGCTTCCTGTGTGACTCTTTGTGCTTCCTGTGTGACTCTTTGTGCttcctgtgtgtctctttgtgctTCCTGTGTGACTCTTTGTGCTTCCTGTGTGTAGAAGATCGCAGGTGAGCTGTACGGTCCTCTGATGCTCGTCTTCACTCTGGTGGCGATTCTGCTGCAGGGCATGAAGACGTCTGAGACTGTTATTGTAAGAACACACACCTggacacacaactacacacacctacacacacctgtaaacacacctggacacacctacacacaactacacacaactacacacaactacacacaactacacacaactacacacacctggacacacaactacacacacctgtaaacacacctacacacaactacacacacctacacacaactacacacaactacacacaactacacacacctacacacaactacacacacctggacacacacctacacacaactacacacacctacacacacctgtaaacacacctggacacacctacacacaactacacacacctgtaaacacacctggacacacctacacacacctgtaaatacacctacacacaactacacacaactacacacaactacacacaactacatacaactacacacacctacacacaactacatacacctacacacacctacacacaactacacacacctacacacaactacacacacctacacacacctgtaaacacacctggacacacctacacacaactacacacacctgtaaacacacctggacacacctacacaaaactacacacacctgtaaatACACCTACACTcaactacacacaactacacacaactacacacaactacacacaactacacacacctacacacacctacactcaactacacacacctacacacaactacacacaactacacacacctacacacaactacacacacctgtacacatcTGTAAACAGCCGACATTACAACAATATGatatgactctgtgtgtgtgtgtgtgtgtgtgtgtgtgtgtgtgtgtgtgtgtgtgtgtgtgtgtgtgtgtgtgtgtgtgtgtgtgtgtgtgtgtgtattacagacTGAGGGGACTCTGATGGGAACAGCTATAGGAACGTGTTTCGGTTACTGGCTCGGTGTTTCCTCCTTCATCTACTTCCTGGCGTATCTGGTCAACGCTCAGATCACCATGCTGCAGATGCTCTCCCTGCTGGTCCGTCTCAGTGCACTGAagtacacacaactacacacacagtacacacatagtacacacacagtactgcaactatactgtagtacacacacaatacacacacagtactgcaaCTACACTGaagtacacacacaatacacacatagtACTGCAACTACACACAGCTACAttgcagtacacacacagtacagtacacattCGGTACAGTAACTATAGCAACTAAcgattcatttcattaaaaacactgtgacatcacttcctgtctcgTCTCTTCAGGGTTACGGTCTGTTTGGTCACTGCGTCGTCCTCGTGATCACCTACAACATCCACTTCCACTTCCTGTTCTACGTCCTCTGGCTGGTGGTTGGAGGACTGTCCACTGTGCGCATGGTGAGGActacatccccccccccccccccccccgccccccccccgcccccccccgcCATAACCCATAGCTTTAAACTACAGACTGACCTGTGTTACTGTCGTCTCTCAGGTCGCCGCTCTGCTGTCCCGTACGGTCGGTCAGACTCCTCGTCTCCTCATCTGTGGGACGCTCTCCGTCCTCCACATGCTCTTCCTGTTCTACCTGCACTTCGCCTACCACAAGCTCGTAGAAGGTACCAAGTTTAAAATCACTCTCCTGTGTGTCAGAGTGAGACCTCCTATAGTTTATCAGTCAGAGTGAGACCTCCTATAGTTTATCAGTCAGAGTGAGACCTCCTGTAGTTTATCAGTCAGAGTGAGACCTCCTGTAGTTTAATTGTAGTTTATCTGTCAGAGTGAGACCTCCTGTAGTTTATCAGTCAGAGTGAGACCTCCTGTAGTTTATCTGTCAGAGTGAGACCTCCTGTAGTTTATCAGTCAGAGTGAGACCTCCTGTAGTTTATCTGTCAGAGTGAGACCTCCTGTAGTTTATCTGTCAGAGTGAGACCTCCTGTAGTTTATCAGTCAGAGTGAGACCTCCTGTAGTTTATCTGTCAGAGTGAGACctcctgttttgtgttttcagggcTGCTGGACTCTCTGGAAGGACCCAAGATGTCTCCGATGCAGCGGGTGGCCAGAGATGTGCCTGAGCTGACCCTGAACGCCACATTGAGGAGTGCAGCGGTCCTGCTGAGGGCCCAGTGAGGCCCCCGAACCCAAACACAAAGATCCTaaatcatgtttctgttttaacgTCGAAGCTTCGGCTGAcgtttgcacattttttattcagactgttgttttttttgttttcgggggtttttatgttttggttgtttttcttgttcagatgtatttatgtttctgtctaATAAACTCTATGGacctaaatgtgtgtttattaaagaTAATTAATACAGAACAGCTGTTTGTTGCTCTGATGTCACTGAAATAATATTACACATAGTTTCATTGacaaaaataatagtaaaacatgcagtaaaagtattactgtaatgtagttaaagttaaagtttcaCTAAAATTACACAAGGATCAACTGACTAGTTTCTGCTGGTCAAAggtcactgtttttgtttttttgggccATAACTGAAGAATTCATGAGATGTTTATCAAAGTTTCACATAAATGTCTAACAGGGTActaaaggtcaaaggtcaacttcactGTGACGCCATAATATTCTGCAATAAACACTTTAGTGGCCGCTATTGaactttatcatttatttatttttattattattattattattataagtatttctttagtttattatttcactattttattattcaattgtttttgtattatttattattattagcatatAAACAGGTT encodes:
- the yipf3 gene encoding protein YIPF3 is translated as MSAGSGNRNTEPWGSFDEPLVQGGGAAVIDMENMDDTSGSSFEDMGEMHQRMKEEEEVTEEANATEDDATEDGEFLGMKGIKGQLGRQVADEVWQAGKRQASKAFNLYANIDILRPYFDVEPVQVRNRLIESMIPIRMINFPQKIAGELYGPLMLVFTLVAILLQGMKTSETVITEGTLMGTAIGTCFGYWLGVSSFIYFLAYLVNAQITMLQMLSLLGYGLFGHCVVLVITYNIHFHFLFYVLWLVVGGLSTVRMVAALLSRTVGQTPRLLICGTLSVLHMLFLFYLHFAYHKLVEGLLDSLEGPKMSPMQRVARDVPELTLNATLRSAAVLLRAQ